In Candidatus Hydrogenedens sp., the genomic window TAGGTCGATATGCACGAGTATCCAGTGCTTTCCCTCATTTTGGAGAAGAGCCCTGTTTAGTCGGCTGGCATGGCTCTGGGACGATATTTTTCAGTGGTTGCAATTTAAATTGTGTGTTTTGCCAGAATTATGAAATTAGTCAGTATCCTTCGGGTTCAGAATGTTCACCAGAAATCATTGCAGAGATGATGTTAAATCTACAATCATTAGGTTGTCATAACATTAACTTAGTATCACCATCTCATGTAGTCCCTCAAATTATTGAAGCATTAATCATTGCCAAACACGGTGGATTGCAAATTCCTATTGTTTATAACACAAATTCCTACGATAGTGTTGATTCATTAAAAATACTTGAAAACTGGATTGATATTTACATGCCCGATATAAAATATTGGAACGAAGAAACCGCATGGAACTATTCTAATGCAAAGAATTATCCCGATATAGCAAAAGAATCTATAAAAGAAATGCATCGTCAGGTAGGGGATTTAATAATAAATTCCGATGGAATTGCCCAGCGGGGATTATTAGTAAGACATCTCGTAATGCCCAGTTTAATTCATGAAACAAAAGAAATTTTGAAATGGTTATCAATAAATATTTCGAAAAACACCTATATCAATATTATGGAGCAGTATCGACCCACATACAAAGTTCCTGATAATCCACGTTATTCGTCAATCTCACGAAGACCAACATGGGAAGAAATTGAAGAAGCTATCTGCTTTGCAAAACAATGCGGATTATCACGACTTGACAAATAAAAACCCCTTAAACATATTTTATGTTTAAGGGGTTATGTTTTAATTCTGATTATTTATCTTGCATATTGTTTTCTGATGAGTATCACAGTACACAAAGTTATAACGCTTACAAACAATATAAGTGTTAATGTGGAACTAATAGGAACTTCATCAGAAATGATAACATGAAATTCATAAGTGGCGTTGGTTT contains:
- a CDS encoding radical SAM protein; this translates as MEDRKPVYLYISEDIEKQCFKWAHELLKNCCVCPRNCGVNRLENKTGHCKIGRYARVSSAFPHFGEEPCLVGWHGSGTIFFSGCNLNCVFCQNYEISQYPSGSECSPEIIAEMMLNLQSLGCHNINLVSPSHVVPQIIEALIIAKHGGLQIPIVYNTNSYDSVDSLKILENWIDIYMPDIKYWNEETAWNYSNAKNYPDIAKESIKEMHRQVGDLIINSDGIAQRGLLVRHLVMPSLIHETKEILKWLSINISKNTYINIMEQYRPTYKVPDNPRYSSISRRPTWEEIEEAICFAKQCGLSRLDK